The following proteins come from a genomic window of Aricia agestis chromosome 19, ilAriAges1.1, whole genome shotgun sequence:
- the LOC121736845 gene encoding plasma membrane calcium-transporting ATPase 3 isoform X13 has protein sequence MATVEGRPAQYGVTLRQLRELMESRGAEGLAKINALGGPQEICKKLYTSPTDGLSGSKADMQHRREVFGSNLIPPKPPKTFLTLVWEALQDVTLIILEVAAVVSLGLSFYKPSEDEEDIDPAHLDEEEGHYQWIEGLAILISVIVVVIVTAFNDYTKERQFRGLQSRIEGEHKFAVVRANEVKQVPISEIVVGDICQIKYGDLLPADGILLQSNDLKIDESSLTGESDHVKKGEAFDPMVLSGTHVMEGSGKMLVTAVGVNSQAGIIFTLLGAAVDKQEKEIKQMKKEAKKQQKKGAQTQSQRKSLTDGSDGNALTKGAAPGDDEGANSHGNHADNHVAPADKPAPESGHKKEKSVLQAKLTKLAIQIGYAGSTIAVLTVIILVIQFCVRTFVLDGKVWKATYINNLVKHLIIGVTVLVVAVPEGLPLAVTLSLAYSVKKMMKDNNLVRHLDACETMGNATAICSDKTGTLTTNRMTVVQSYICEKLCKVTPNYRDIPKEVAETMIEGISVNSAFTSRIMPSQDPTAPPMQVGNKTECALLGFVVGLGQSYELVRERYPEESFTRVYTFNSVRKSMSTVIPYKGGYRLYTKGASEIVLKKCAFIYGHEGRLEKFTRDMQDRLVRQVIEPMACDGLRTISVAYRDFVPGKADINQVHIDQEPNWDDEDNIVNNLTCLCVVGIEDPVRPEVPEAIRKCQKAGITVRMVTGDNVNTARSIAVKCGILKPTDDFLILEGKEFNSRIRDANGEVQQHLIDKVWPKLRVLARSSPTDKYTLVKGMIESKAFDTREVVAVTGDGTNDGPALKKADVGFAMGIAGTDVAKEASDIILTDDNFSSIVKAVMWGRNVYDSIAKFLQFQLTVNVVAVIVAFIGACAIQDSPLKAVQMLWVNLIMDTLASLALATEMPTADLLQRKPYGRTKPLISRTMMKNILGQAVYQLFIIFSLLFVGDRILNIPSGRYQEVGAEPTQHFTIIFNTFVMMTLFNEINARKIHGQRNVFEGLFTNPIFYSIWIGTALSQVIIIQFGGMAFSTAGLSVDQWLWCLFFGAGTLVWGQLVTSIPTRKIPKKLSWGRGQPDPETIQPGPDYDSDLDKKPRAGQILWIRGLTRLQTQLRVVRAFKSTLEDLEERLSAHSAAGLRSRLRAPPQDIAYIDDDGPARTETTIF, from the exons GTCTTAGCGGTTCGAAGGCGGACATGCAACATAGGCGCGAGGTGTTCGGATCGAACTTAATCCCGCCAAAACCTCCAAAAACGTTCCTTACACTAGTCTGGGAGGCGCTGCAAGACGTAACGCTTATTATTCTTGAAGTAGCTGCCGTGGTCTCGTTAGGGTTGAGTTTCTACAAACCGTCCGAAGATGAGGAGGATATTG ATCCCG CGCATCTGGACGAGGAGGAGGGCCATTACCAGTGGATTGAGGGGCTGGCGATCTTAATATCTGTTATAGTAGTCGTGATAGTTACAGCGTTTAACGATTATACGAAAGAAAGACAATTTAG AGGGCTCCAATCTCGAATAGAAGGGGAACACAAGTTCGCGGTGGTTAGAGCCAACGAGGTGAAGCAGGTGCCTATAAGCGAGATAGTCGTGGGGGACATCTGCCAGATCAAGTATGGCGACCTGCTGCCAGCGGACGGGATACTGCTGCAGAGTAATGACCTCAAG ATTGATGAATCGTCGCTGACGGGTGAATCGGACCATGTGAAGAAGGGGGAGGCTTTTGATCCTATGGTGCTATCCGGTACTCACGTTATGGAAG GTTCTGGTAAAATGTTGGTGACTGCTGTGGGTGTGAACTCTCAGGCCGGTATCATCTTCACTCTGCTGGGAGCCGCCGTCGACAAACAGGAGAAGGAGATCAAGCAGATGAAGAAGG AAGCTAAAAAGCAACAGAAGAAGGGAGCCCAAACCCAAAGCCAGCGCAAGAGTCTCACAG ACGGTAGCGATGGGAACGCACTAACGAAAGGGGCGGCGCCAGGTGACGACGAAGGGGCCAACAGCCACGGGAACCACGCGGACAACCACGTCGCCCCGGCCGACAAGCCCGCGCCGGAATCCGGACACAAGAAGGAGAAGTCGGTGCTGCAGGCCAAACTCACCAAGCTGGCTATTCAG ATTGGTTACGCCGGTTCTACCATCGCGGTGCTGACGGTGATAATCCTGGTGATCCAGTTCTGTGTTCGCACGTTCGTGTTGGACGGCAAGGTGTGGAAGGCGACGTACATCAATAACCTGGTGAAGCATCTCATCATCGGTGTCACGGTGCTCGTCGTAGCTGTCCCCGAAGGTCTACCGCTCGCTGTCACGCTGTCGCTCGCTTATTCTGTTAAA AAAATGATGAAAGACAACAACTTGGTACGGCATCTAGACGCTTGCGAGACGATGGGCAACGCCACTGCCATCTGCTCCGACAAGACCGGCACCCTCACCACCAACCGCATGACGGTCGTCCAGTCCTACATCTGCGAGAAGCTGTGCAAGGTCACCCCCAACTACCGGGATATACCCAAGGAGGTGGCCGAGACCATGATCGAGGGCATCTCCGTCAATAGCGCTTTTACCTCCCGGATTATG CCTTCCCAAGATCCCACCGCGCCACCTATGCAAGTCGGTAACAAGACGGAGTGCGCACTTCTCGGCTTCGTAGTCGGTCTCGGTCAGAGCTACGAGCTGGTGCGAGAGCGGTACCCTGAGGAGTCCTTCACCAGGGTCTACACCTTCAACTCCGTTAGGAAGAGCATGTCCACCGTCATACCTTACAAGGGCGGCTACAGACTGTATACCAAGGGTGCTTCGGAAATTGTGTTAAAAaa ATGCGCATTCATCTACGGTCACGAGGGTCGGTTGGAGAAGTTCACTCGCGACATGCAGGACCGGCTCGTGCGGCAGGTGATTGAGCCCATGGCGTGCGACGGCCTCCGGACCATCTCGGTCGCCTACCGGGACTTCGTGCCGGGGAAGGCGGACATCAACCAG gtGCACATAGACCAAGAGCCGAACTGGGACGACGAGGACAATATAGTGAACAACCTGACGTGCCTGTGTGTTGTCGGTATCGAGGACCCGGTCAGACCTGAG GTGCCCGAGGCTATCCGCAAGTGTCAGAAGGCGGGCATCACAGTCCGCATGGTGACGGGCGACAACGTGAACACGGCGCGCTCCATCGCCGTCAAGTGTGGCATCCTCAAACCCACTGACGACTTCCTCATACTCGAGGGTAAAGAGTTCAACTCGAGGATCCGGGACGCTAATGGAGAG GTGCAACAACACCTAATAGACAAGGTGTGGCCGAAACTCCGCGTGTTAGCTCGCTCGTCGCCGACGGACAAGTATACACTGGTGAAGGGCATGATAGAATCCAAGGCGTTTGACACGCGTGAGGTCGTGGCTGTGACGGGTGACGGCACCAACGACGGACCCGCGCTCAAGAAGGCCGATGTCGGATTCGCTATG GGTATCGCCGGTACGGACGTAGCCAAGGAGGCGTCTGACATCATCCTGACTGACGACAACTTCTCGTCGATAGTGAAGGCCGTCATGTGGGGCCGCAACGTGTACGACTCCATAGCGAAATTCCTCCAGTTCCAGCTCACTGTGAACGTTGTCGCTGTTATTGTGGCCTTCATCGGCGCCTGTGCGATACAGGACAGTCCTCTCAAG GCGGTACAAATGTTATGGGTGAACTTGATCATGGACACGCTGGCGTCACTTGCGCTGGCGACGGAGATGCCCACGGCGGACCTGCTGCAGCGCAAACCGTACGGCCGCACCAAGCCGCTCATCTCCCGCACCATGATGAAGAACATCCTCGGCCAGGCCGTCTACCAACTGTTCATTATCTTCTCACTCTTGTTTGTTG GTGACCGCATACTGAACATCCCGTCGGGCCGCTACCAGGAGGTCGGCGCGGAGCCGACACAGCACTTCACCATCATCTTTAACACTTTCGTCATGATGACGTTGTTCAACGAGATCAACGCGCGCAAGATACACGGCCAGCGAAACGTGTTCGAGGGGCTGTTCACTAACCCGATATTCTACTCGATATGGATCGGCACGGCGCTCTCGCAG GTGATAATAATCCAGTTCGGCGGTATGGCGTTCAGCACGGCGGGGCTGAGCGTGGACCAGTGGCTGTGGTGCCTGTTCTTCGGCGCCGGGACGCTCGTGTGGGGACAGCTCGTCACCTCCATACCCACGCGCAAGATACCCAAGAAGCTTTC ATGGGGCCGAGGCCAGCCCGACCCCGAAACGATCCAGCCGGGCCCCGACTACGACTCCGACCTCGACAAGAAGCCCCGCGCGGGCCAGATCCTGTGGATCAGGGGCCTCACGCGCCTCCAGACTCAG CTCCGCGTGGTGCGCGCGTTCAAGTCGACGCTCGAGGACCTCGAGGAGCGACTGTCGGCGCACAGCGCGGCCGGGCTCCGCTCGCGGCTGCGCGCGCCCCCGCAGGACATCGCCTACATCGACGACGACGGCCCCGCACGCACCGAGACCACCATATTCTGA
- the LOC121736845 gene encoding plasma membrane calcium-transporting ATPase 2 isoform X15, with translation MATVEGRPAQYGVTLRQLRELMESRGAEGLAKINALGGPQEICKKLYTSPTDGLSGSKADMQHRREVFGSNLIPPKPPKTFLTLVWEALQDVTLIILEVAAVVSLGLSFYKPSEDEEDIDPAHLDEEEGHYQWIEGLAILISVIVVVIVTAFNDYTKERQFRGLQSRIEGEHKFAVVRANEVKQVPISEIVVGDICQIKYGDLLPADGILLQSNDLKIDESSLTGESDHVKKGEAFDPMVLSGTHVMEGSGKMLVTAVGVNSQAGIIFTLLGAAVDKQEKEIKQMKKEAKKQQKKGAQTQSQRKSLTDGSDGNALTKGAAPGDDEGANSHGNHADNHVAPADKPAPESGHKKEKSVLQAKLTKLAIQIGYAGSTIAVLTVIILVIQFCVRTFVLDGKVWKATYINNLVKHLIIGVTVLVVAVPEGLPLAVTLSLAYSVKKMMKDNNLVRHLDACETMGNATAICSDKTGTLTTNRMTVVQSYICEKLCKVTPNYRDIPKEVAETMIEGISVNSAFTSRIMPSQDPTAPPMQVGNKTECALLGFVVGLGQSYELVRERYPEESFTRVYTFNSVRKSMSTVIPYKGGYRLYTKGASEIVLKKCAFIYGHEGRLEKFTRDMQDRLVRQVIEPMACDGLRTISVAYRDFVPGKADINQVHIDQEPNWDDEDNIVNNLTCLCVVGIEDPVRPEVPEAIRKCQKAGITVRMVTGDNVNTARSIAVKCGILKPTDDFLILEGKEFNSRIRDANGEVQQHLIDKVWPKLRVLARSSPTDKYTLVKGMIESKAFDTREVVAVTGDGTNDGPALKKADVGFAMGIAGTDVAKEASDIILTDDNFSSIVKAVMWGRNVYDSIAKFLQFQLTVNVVAVIVAFIGACAIQDSPLKAVQMLWVNLIMDTLASLALATEMPTADLLQRKPYGRTKPLISRTMMKNILGQAVYQLFIIFSLLFVGDRILNIPSGRYQEVGAEPTQHFTIIFNTFVMMTLFNEINARKIHGQRNVFEGLFTNPIFYSIWIGTALSQVIIIQFGGMAFSTAGLSVDQWLWCLFFGAGTLVWGQLVTSIPTRKIPKKLSCTGCEIRIIIGREPTRWGRGQPDPETIQPGPDYDSDLDKKPRAGQILWIRGLTRLQTQDGVEWGEPRVVERCCWQPRPVLETEV, from the exons GTCTTAGCGGTTCGAAGGCGGACATGCAACATAGGCGCGAGGTGTTCGGATCGAACTTAATCCCGCCAAAACCTCCAAAAACGTTCCTTACACTAGTCTGGGAGGCGCTGCAAGACGTAACGCTTATTATTCTTGAAGTAGCTGCCGTGGTCTCGTTAGGGTTGAGTTTCTACAAACCGTCCGAAGATGAGGAGGATATTG ATCCCG CGCATCTGGACGAGGAGGAGGGCCATTACCAGTGGATTGAGGGGCTGGCGATCTTAATATCTGTTATAGTAGTCGTGATAGTTACAGCGTTTAACGATTATACGAAAGAAAGACAATTTAG AGGGCTCCAATCTCGAATAGAAGGGGAACACAAGTTCGCGGTGGTTAGAGCCAACGAGGTGAAGCAGGTGCCTATAAGCGAGATAGTCGTGGGGGACATCTGCCAGATCAAGTATGGCGACCTGCTGCCAGCGGACGGGATACTGCTGCAGAGTAATGACCTCAAG ATTGATGAATCGTCGCTGACGGGTGAATCGGACCATGTGAAGAAGGGGGAGGCTTTTGATCCTATGGTGCTATCCGGTACTCACGTTATGGAAG GTTCTGGTAAAATGTTGGTGACTGCTGTGGGTGTGAACTCTCAGGCCGGTATCATCTTCACTCTGCTGGGAGCCGCCGTCGACAAACAGGAGAAGGAGATCAAGCAGATGAAGAAGG AAGCTAAAAAGCAACAGAAGAAGGGAGCCCAAACCCAAAGCCAGCGCAAGAGTCTCACAG ACGGTAGCGATGGGAACGCACTAACGAAAGGGGCGGCGCCAGGTGACGACGAAGGGGCCAACAGCCACGGGAACCACGCGGACAACCACGTCGCCCCGGCCGACAAGCCCGCGCCGGAATCCGGACACAAGAAGGAGAAGTCGGTGCTGCAGGCCAAACTCACCAAGCTGGCTATTCAG ATTGGTTACGCCGGTTCTACCATCGCGGTGCTGACGGTGATAATCCTGGTGATCCAGTTCTGTGTTCGCACGTTCGTGTTGGACGGCAAGGTGTGGAAGGCGACGTACATCAATAACCTGGTGAAGCATCTCATCATCGGTGTCACGGTGCTCGTCGTAGCTGTCCCCGAAGGTCTACCGCTCGCTGTCACGCTGTCGCTCGCTTATTCTGTTAAA AAAATGATGAAAGACAACAACTTGGTACGGCATCTAGACGCTTGCGAGACGATGGGCAACGCCACTGCCATCTGCTCCGACAAGACCGGCACCCTCACCACCAACCGCATGACGGTCGTCCAGTCCTACATCTGCGAGAAGCTGTGCAAGGTCACCCCCAACTACCGGGATATACCCAAGGAGGTGGCCGAGACCATGATCGAGGGCATCTCCGTCAATAGCGCTTTTACCTCCCGGATTATG CCTTCCCAAGATCCCACCGCGCCACCTATGCAAGTCGGTAACAAGACGGAGTGCGCACTTCTCGGCTTCGTAGTCGGTCTCGGTCAGAGCTACGAGCTGGTGCGAGAGCGGTACCCTGAGGAGTCCTTCACCAGGGTCTACACCTTCAACTCCGTTAGGAAGAGCATGTCCACCGTCATACCTTACAAGGGCGGCTACAGACTGTATACCAAGGGTGCTTCGGAAATTGTGTTAAAAaa ATGCGCATTCATCTACGGTCACGAGGGTCGGTTGGAGAAGTTCACTCGCGACATGCAGGACCGGCTCGTGCGGCAGGTGATTGAGCCCATGGCGTGCGACGGCCTCCGGACCATCTCGGTCGCCTACCGGGACTTCGTGCCGGGGAAGGCGGACATCAACCAG gtGCACATAGACCAAGAGCCGAACTGGGACGACGAGGACAATATAGTGAACAACCTGACGTGCCTGTGTGTTGTCGGTATCGAGGACCCGGTCAGACCTGAG GTGCCCGAGGCTATCCGCAAGTGTCAGAAGGCGGGCATCACAGTCCGCATGGTGACGGGCGACAACGTGAACACGGCGCGCTCCATCGCCGTCAAGTGTGGCATCCTCAAACCCACTGACGACTTCCTCATACTCGAGGGTAAAGAGTTCAACTCGAGGATCCGGGACGCTAATGGAGAG GTGCAACAACACCTAATAGACAAGGTGTGGCCGAAACTCCGCGTGTTAGCTCGCTCGTCGCCGACGGACAAGTATACACTGGTGAAGGGCATGATAGAATCCAAGGCGTTTGACACGCGTGAGGTCGTGGCTGTGACGGGTGACGGCACCAACGACGGACCCGCGCTCAAGAAGGCCGATGTCGGATTCGCTATG GGTATCGCCGGTACGGACGTAGCCAAGGAGGCGTCTGACATCATCCTGACTGACGACAACTTCTCGTCGATAGTGAAGGCCGTCATGTGGGGCCGCAACGTGTACGACTCCATAGCGAAATTCCTCCAGTTCCAGCTCACTGTGAACGTTGTCGCTGTTATTGTGGCCTTCATCGGCGCCTGTGCGATACAGGACAGTCCTCTCAAG GCGGTACAAATGTTATGGGTGAACTTGATCATGGACACGCTGGCGTCACTTGCGCTGGCGACGGAGATGCCCACGGCGGACCTGCTGCAGCGCAAACCGTACGGCCGCACCAAGCCGCTCATCTCCCGCACCATGATGAAGAACATCCTCGGCCAGGCCGTCTACCAACTGTTCATTATCTTCTCACTCTTGTTTGTTG GTGACCGCATACTGAACATCCCGTCGGGCCGCTACCAGGAGGTCGGCGCGGAGCCGACACAGCACTTCACCATCATCTTTAACACTTTCGTCATGATGACGTTGTTCAACGAGATCAACGCGCGCAAGATACACGGCCAGCGAAACGTGTTCGAGGGGCTGTTCACTAACCCGATATTCTACTCGATATGGATCGGCACGGCGCTCTCGCAG GTGATAATAATCCAGTTCGGCGGTATGGCGTTCAGCACGGCGGGGCTGAGCGTGGACCAGTGGCTGTGGTGCCTGTTCTTCGGCGCCGGGACGCTCGTGTGGGGACAGCTCGTCACCTCCATACCCACGCGCAAGATACCCAAGAAGCTTTC GTGTACCGGTTGCGAAATACGCATTATCATCGGTCGAGAGCCAACGag ATGGGGCCGAGGCCAGCCCGACCCCGAAACGATCCAGCCGGGCCCCGACTACGACTCCGACCTCGACAAGAAGCCCCGCGCGGGCCAGATCCTGTGGATCAGGGGCCTCACGCGCCTCCAGACTCAG GACGGTGTCGAATGGGGCGAGCCGCGCGTCGTAGAGAGGTGTTGTTGGCAGCCGCGGCCGGTGCTGGAGACCGAGGTGTAG
- the LOC121736845 gene encoding plasma membrane calcium-transporting ATPase 2 isoform X10 → MATVEGRPAQYGVTLRQLRELMESRGAEGLAKINALGGPQEICKKLYTSPTDGLSGSKADMQHRREVFGSNLIPPKPPKTFLTLVWEALQDVTLIILEVAAVVSLGLSFYKPSEDEEDIDPAHLDEEEGHYQWIEGLAILISVIVVVIVTAFNDYTKERQFRGLQSRIEGEHKFAVVRANEVKQVPISEIVVGDICQIKYGDLLPADGILLQSNDLKIDESSLTGESDHVKKGEAFDPMVLSGTHVMEGSGKMLVTAVGVNSQAGIIFTLLGAAVDKQEKEIKQMKKEAKKQQKKGAQTQSQRKSLTDGSDGNALTKGAAPGDDEGANSHGNHADNHVAPADKPAPESGHKKEKSVLQAKLTKLAIQIGYAGSTIAVLTVIILVIQFCVRTFVLDGKVWKATYINNLVKHLIIGVTVLVVAVPEGLPLAVTLSLAYSVKKMMKDNNLVRHLDACETMGNATAICSDKTGTLTTNRMTVVQSYICEKLCKVTPNYRDIPKEVAETMIEGISVNSAFTSRIMPSQDPTAPPMQVGNKTECALLGFVVGLGQSYELVRERYPEESFTRVYTFNSVRKSMSTVIPYKGGYRLYTKGASEIVLKKCAFIYGHEGRLEKFTRDMQDRLVRQVIEPMACDGLRTISVAYRDFVPGKADINQVHIDQEPNWDDEDNIVNNLTCLCVVGIEDPVRPEVPEAIRKCQKAGITVRMVTGDNVNTARSIAVKCGILKPTDDFLILEGKEFNSRIRDANGEVQQHLIDKVWPKLRVLARSSPTDKYTLVKGMIESKAFDTREVVAVTGDGTNDGPALKKADVGFAMGIAGTDVAKEASDIILTDDNFSSIVKAVMWGRNVYDSIAKFLQFQLTVNVVAVIVAFIGACAIQDSPLKAVQMLWVNLIMDTLASLALATEMPTADLLQRKPYGRTKPLISRTMMKNILGQAVYQLFIIFSLLFVGDRILNIPSGRYQEVGAEPTQHFTIIFNTFVMMTLFNEINARKIHGQRNVFEGLFTNPIFYSIWIGTALSQVIIIQFGGMAFSTAGLSVDQWLWCLFFGAGTLVWGQLVTSIPTRKIPKKLSCTGCEIRIIIGREPTRWGRGQPDPETIQPGPDYDSDLDKKPRAGQILWIRGLTRLQTQLRVVRAFKSTLEDLEERLSAHSAAGLRSRLRAPPQDIAYIDDDGPARTETTIF, encoded by the exons GTCTTAGCGGTTCGAAGGCGGACATGCAACATAGGCGCGAGGTGTTCGGATCGAACTTAATCCCGCCAAAACCTCCAAAAACGTTCCTTACACTAGTCTGGGAGGCGCTGCAAGACGTAACGCTTATTATTCTTGAAGTAGCTGCCGTGGTCTCGTTAGGGTTGAGTTTCTACAAACCGTCCGAAGATGAGGAGGATATTG ATCCCG CGCATCTGGACGAGGAGGAGGGCCATTACCAGTGGATTGAGGGGCTGGCGATCTTAATATCTGTTATAGTAGTCGTGATAGTTACAGCGTTTAACGATTATACGAAAGAAAGACAATTTAG AGGGCTCCAATCTCGAATAGAAGGGGAACACAAGTTCGCGGTGGTTAGAGCCAACGAGGTGAAGCAGGTGCCTATAAGCGAGATAGTCGTGGGGGACATCTGCCAGATCAAGTATGGCGACCTGCTGCCAGCGGACGGGATACTGCTGCAGAGTAATGACCTCAAG ATTGATGAATCGTCGCTGACGGGTGAATCGGACCATGTGAAGAAGGGGGAGGCTTTTGATCCTATGGTGCTATCCGGTACTCACGTTATGGAAG GTTCTGGTAAAATGTTGGTGACTGCTGTGGGTGTGAACTCTCAGGCCGGTATCATCTTCACTCTGCTGGGAGCCGCCGTCGACAAACAGGAGAAGGAGATCAAGCAGATGAAGAAGG AAGCTAAAAAGCAACAGAAGAAGGGAGCCCAAACCCAAAGCCAGCGCAAGAGTCTCACAG ACGGTAGCGATGGGAACGCACTAACGAAAGGGGCGGCGCCAGGTGACGACGAAGGGGCCAACAGCCACGGGAACCACGCGGACAACCACGTCGCCCCGGCCGACAAGCCCGCGCCGGAATCCGGACACAAGAAGGAGAAGTCGGTGCTGCAGGCCAAACTCACCAAGCTGGCTATTCAG ATTGGTTACGCCGGTTCTACCATCGCGGTGCTGACGGTGATAATCCTGGTGATCCAGTTCTGTGTTCGCACGTTCGTGTTGGACGGCAAGGTGTGGAAGGCGACGTACATCAATAACCTGGTGAAGCATCTCATCATCGGTGTCACGGTGCTCGTCGTAGCTGTCCCCGAAGGTCTACCGCTCGCTGTCACGCTGTCGCTCGCTTATTCTGTTAAA AAAATGATGAAAGACAACAACTTGGTACGGCATCTAGACGCTTGCGAGACGATGGGCAACGCCACTGCCATCTGCTCCGACAAGACCGGCACCCTCACCACCAACCGCATGACGGTCGTCCAGTCCTACATCTGCGAGAAGCTGTGCAAGGTCACCCCCAACTACCGGGATATACCCAAGGAGGTGGCCGAGACCATGATCGAGGGCATCTCCGTCAATAGCGCTTTTACCTCCCGGATTATG CCTTCCCAAGATCCCACCGCGCCACCTATGCAAGTCGGTAACAAGACGGAGTGCGCACTTCTCGGCTTCGTAGTCGGTCTCGGTCAGAGCTACGAGCTGGTGCGAGAGCGGTACCCTGAGGAGTCCTTCACCAGGGTCTACACCTTCAACTCCGTTAGGAAGAGCATGTCCACCGTCATACCTTACAAGGGCGGCTACAGACTGTATACCAAGGGTGCTTCGGAAATTGTGTTAAAAaa ATGCGCATTCATCTACGGTCACGAGGGTCGGTTGGAGAAGTTCACTCGCGACATGCAGGACCGGCTCGTGCGGCAGGTGATTGAGCCCATGGCGTGCGACGGCCTCCGGACCATCTCGGTCGCCTACCGGGACTTCGTGCCGGGGAAGGCGGACATCAACCAG gtGCACATAGACCAAGAGCCGAACTGGGACGACGAGGACAATATAGTGAACAACCTGACGTGCCTGTGTGTTGTCGGTATCGAGGACCCGGTCAGACCTGAG GTGCCCGAGGCTATCCGCAAGTGTCAGAAGGCGGGCATCACAGTCCGCATGGTGACGGGCGACAACGTGAACACGGCGCGCTCCATCGCCGTCAAGTGTGGCATCCTCAAACCCACTGACGACTTCCTCATACTCGAGGGTAAAGAGTTCAACTCGAGGATCCGGGACGCTAATGGAGAG GTGCAACAACACCTAATAGACAAGGTGTGGCCGAAACTCCGCGTGTTAGCTCGCTCGTCGCCGACGGACAAGTATACACTGGTGAAGGGCATGATAGAATCCAAGGCGTTTGACACGCGTGAGGTCGTGGCTGTGACGGGTGACGGCACCAACGACGGACCCGCGCTCAAGAAGGCCGATGTCGGATTCGCTATG GGTATCGCCGGTACGGACGTAGCCAAGGAGGCGTCTGACATCATCCTGACTGACGACAACTTCTCGTCGATAGTGAAGGCCGTCATGTGGGGCCGCAACGTGTACGACTCCATAGCGAAATTCCTCCAGTTCCAGCTCACTGTGAACGTTGTCGCTGTTATTGTGGCCTTCATCGGCGCCTGTGCGATACAGGACAGTCCTCTCAAG GCGGTACAAATGTTATGGGTGAACTTGATCATGGACACGCTGGCGTCACTTGCGCTGGCGACGGAGATGCCCACGGCGGACCTGCTGCAGCGCAAACCGTACGGCCGCACCAAGCCGCTCATCTCCCGCACCATGATGAAGAACATCCTCGGCCAGGCCGTCTACCAACTGTTCATTATCTTCTCACTCTTGTTTGTTG GTGACCGCATACTGAACATCCCGTCGGGCCGCTACCAGGAGGTCGGCGCGGAGCCGACACAGCACTTCACCATCATCTTTAACACTTTCGTCATGATGACGTTGTTCAACGAGATCAACGCGCGCAAGATACACGGCCAGCGAAACGTGTTCGAGGGGCTGTTCACTAACCCGATATTCTACTCGATATGGATCGGCACGGCGCTCTCGCAG GTGATAATAATCCAGTTCGGCGGTATGGCGTTCAGCACGGCGGGGCTGAGCGTGGACCAGTGGCTGTGGTGCCTGTTCTTCGGCGCCGGGACGCTCGTGTGGGGACAGCTCGTCACCTCCATACCCACGCGCAAGATACCCAAGAAGCTTTC GTGTACCGGTTGCGAAATACGCATTATCATCGGTCGAGAGCCAACGag ATGGGGCCGAGGCCAGCCCGACCCCGAAACGATCCAGCCGGGCCCCGACTACGACTCCGACCTCGACAAGAAGCCCCGCGCGGGCCAGATCCTGTGGATCAGGGGCCTCACGCGCCTCCAGACTCAG CTCCGCGTGGTGCGCGCGTTCAAGTCGACGCTCGAGGACCTCGAGGAGCGACTGTCGGCGCACAGCGCGGCCGGGCTCCGCTCGCGGCTGCGCGCGCCCCCGCAGGACATCGCCTACATCGACGACGACGGCCCCGCACGCACCGAGACCACCATATTCTGA